The genomic stretch CCTCCCCTGGCCTAGCTGTAACACAGCAAACATTTCTCTTATATTTGACCATGCAATGTTATGTAATCCTTTCTCTGCACCCCGGACATTTAGCTCAAATAGAAATCTGTCGCAACTATAATTGAACCATTTTATTTTCATCTATGTTCAGTTATCATTGTCTTCCAGAAAGCTACTAGTTGTACTTATTGTTACAAAGGTTCAGTGGCCAAGTCTGATGATGTTGATCTTAAAAAAACTGCTGGGTCTTTATACTTTGGGCAGTTTTATAAACTGCAATGTGATTGACATTGTAATCACCAACAACCTCAATATGACCTACAAATTAATTGCATTGGTCgagttttcctctttttttctgGTACACAGTTTTGTTTTATTAAAGCACAACTAATGGTGTTTCCATCTTCTGACATTTGGTTTTATTTTAGTCAAGCATTGCTTAAGTATTTGTTTACTGTGTGTACCCTGTGGGAGAAGGGAGTAGCTGCAAGATGGTAAATCTGTCCCGGTTCTTCAATTTTCATTGTTTCATTTGGTATGCATGTGGGTAGCTTGGCTGGCAGTCTGGCACTATCCAACTTGGTTCATGCACCTTTTTTACTAAAATAGCTGAAATATTTGGGTGCATTATAGATGTAGGCCAACCTAGGAGGAAATCGGTGGCTTCCTTTTTGTGAAGGATAAATTAGCTCCCAAATTCGCCTTGAACAGTTGGATGGTATATGGATTATTTTGCTCGACTTTTGTATGGTCATTGTACTAATCCAAAACGATGGTTTCAAGTGTATTGCCAAGGAGGCTGGCCTGACGTGTGAGTTGCTGAGGCGTGGCGCTGATCCCATTGATGATTATTTAATCAACCAGGGCAGAGTGATACGCTTGTGTGCCTTGAGCCTAATGAACTGCACTTCTGTTTATTCCTCTGCTGCTATGTTGGTACGTGCCTGCCTTAAAACCCTACCTAATATTATCATCCATCCATGAGCCTTAATGGGCCTATCGTCCATCCATTCTTGAGCCTTTTGAACTGCACTTTGCACAATTTTGTTTTAACCAGTACTAGTAGCCTATCGGCACTAACTGTATACTGAGGGGTGGCTTCAATTTAAGGGTATGGCAAAGGAGGCCGAAATGATGTGTATGTGGATGCTTAAAAATAACAAGCCTGTTTATTTCTATGATGATCCCATACCTCGTGAGATTCGGGACAGACACATAGTCCGGTCCGGTACCTTGAATTTTATGGTCAGCATACTAGAAAAGTCTTCTGCTGAGCACACGATTGATAAGGAAGAACCTGCTAGTAGAAGTGGTCCTCGTGGTGATGGGTATGGCATTGCTATTGATGGAGCAGCAAACACCACAAGGTATGGTTGTATGGATGgatgtttttttccttcttgaTGCAGCTACATGAGTTATAAGAGAATTAGTTTGTTACTTCATGATAAGCATTGTGATACTATGCCATTTCACTGTATTATCACCAGGGGCAGCATGGAAGAAGGTAACAAAGAAGCTGATCACCAAAATTATGGTTGCTATGAGCTTTCATATTTCCCTTGCAATACGCTCATGTGTAATGTTGTTTTCGTGTTGTTTTCAGAAGGTTTTTTGGAGAAACTATGGGGTTGGGAAAGGCTGGTCCCACTATGCAGTTATGTTAAGTGGTCTGACTATGGCAGATATCTTGAGGAGTATTACAAACACAATGCTAATGagtttgttgctgctgctgctgctgccaagaATCCACAAAATACCAATACTACTGATATGGGTGCAGCTGTTGCCAAATTTGTTAGTAACCTTCTTGCATCCTTACTATAACCATTGGTTATATAACTGAATCTGTTTGTGTAACATATTTCAAactcattttttttcaattagTGTCTCAAGATGGAGGAGGAACTCCTGCGGTGTAGCCTGGATGACACCAGCACTATCATTGAGAGTAGCCTGATCAAGGAACGTGCACTTAAAATCTGTGGCACCAGGGATATTCCTTCTATTGTTGCTTTTGTGGTATGTGCCTACCTTGCCTGAAGAGGCCAAGCAAAACATTTTTTTGTACTGTACCAGGAATGCTATTCCTTTCTGAATCCTAGTGATTGAATTTGTGCTGCTATTAAGAAAAATAGGGGGGGGAtggaagaaaatgaaaaaccTTACATGTAGGCTTGAAGATACTACCTGGATGGTGTTTAAATTTTGGTAGCTGCACAAATTAACTCGTGCAAATTTAGATAATCAGTGGTAAGAATTAGTAGCCTGTTTCAATTCTGGTCATGGCTCCACACTACTGTTTTGTGGTAGTTGAAAGGATGGCCAAACAAAGTTGAGTGTTACACTTGAAAGCTTCAATTGTTGCTCTTTTAATTAAATGTGGCaaacatatatattatattgATTCGTGTGTAGGAGTGTTTGCACAATATTTAATTATGGCCTTATGAACCAAGTCTTAAATGTTTACTGTTTCACTTGTCCATGTGGATGGATTGGACTAGTTCTATCGAACTCAGCACATGCACATACAGTAAGCAGTAGTTCTTTGGGTAGAATATAGGGTATTTTTATTCTTGCTATGGTCTTTTGATTAATGCCTAACATTGGTTTCCAGTGTATTAAAGAGGAGGCTGACCTGATGTGTGAACTGCTGAAGCATGGTGCTAAGCCTTCTGATGACATCATCCAGCTGAGCAGCGTGATCCGCATGTGCGCCTTGAGCCTTGTGTACCTCAGAGAACCCCAATCTATTGCTTCCGCCGCTGCAATGGTGGTTAGTGCCCTACCCCCATCCTGCCTCCCGCCAATATGCGTGCCGAATTTTAACAAGTATATCTATCCATTTCTTTTCTGTAAATTTACCTACATATTGACACTGGTTGCAAAATGATGAATGTGTTCGATCCAAGGGTATGGCAAATGAGGCTAAAAGGATGTGTGATTGGATGAAGAGAGAGAACAAGCTTATTACCTTAAGCTTGTCTCAGCCTCGTGAGCTCTACAGGAGTTGCTTGATCCGGATGAAAGCCTTGGATGTTATGACCAGAATGTTGCATGGgtgtttcttttcttcctccaaGGTTAGTGgaaaatacttttttttttggttcatgGCGATAGGTTGACATAATTTTATGCATTTCTGGTCTAGCAAAATACTGTTCGCACTGCCGCTACCTCGGGCCATCCTAATGCTCTTCCAGAAGAAGGCGCCAGCTCCCAGGCTTCAGTCGAAGACTCGCCCAAGCGCCGACCCAAGCCCAACAAACCTGATGCTGTTCCAGAAGAAGGCGCCGGCTCCCAGGCTTCAGTCGAAGACTCGCCCAATCCCAAGCGCCGGCCCAAGCCCAATAAGACTTAAGCTAGCCCAGAATGGGAAGTCTAGCTATAAGATGTAGCGACTATTGAGTACGTCTGAGTCTGTATCGAACAAGAAACTCCTGAATTCAAACCGAATCATTCCTCCTACCTGCTCCTTCCTCCCTGCTCTCTATTCCCCATTGCTCGTGCTGCTAACAAATACTCACCGTAGCTGTgactaatttttctttttttccccagcCTTTTCATTTCTGGACATCTGTTATTGTATTTGTACTGGTTCACATACTAGTCATGTTTGGCACAATGTTCTTGTCTGGTATGTAAGAGCCAAGAAACATTTAGACCCCCTTTCGAATATAGGAGAAACATAGGGaaaatatagaattgagttccTTTTTCTTATTGTCTCCTCACTGAACAAGGAGGGcaattatgagatatggatGACATCatgattcttttatttttattcctCCCAGTTGCTCTGCTGCCTTGATTCTTAGTTGATTA from Setaria italica strain Yugu1 chromosome II, Setaria_italica_v2.0, whole genome shotgun sequence encodes the following:
- the LOC101756848 gene encoding uncharacterized protein LOC101756848, which gives rise to MATIRCMLAGPEEAPTSLVNFLQYPFWNFQGDEGGGNGARLTGEQQQFLISQAIRGGEDISKGSVSFSVYITYLEEYHRRNVHAVTTDTSISALAETCLSNEKQLVSELKLRVTREQETSLMIRRSIILSCLIQEHARSVVHTADCSFSDVSGAALLCIAKEAGLTCELLRRGADPIDDYLINQGRVIRLCALSLMNCTSVYSSAAMLGMAKEAEMMCMWMLKNNKPVYFYDDPIPREIRDRHIVRSGTLNFMVSILEKSSAEHTIDKEEPASRSGPRGDGYGIAIDGAANTTRGSMEEEGFLEKLWGWERLVPLCSYVKWSDYGRYLEEYYKHNANEFVAAAAAAKNPQNTNTTDMGAAVAKFCLKMEEELLRCSLDDTSTIIESSLIKERALKICGTRDIPSIVAFVCIKEEADLMCELLKHGAKPSDDIIQLSSVIRMCALSLVYLREPQSIASAAAMVGMANEAKRMCDWMKRENKLITLSLSQPRELYRSCLIRMKALDVMTRMLHGCFFSSSKQNTVRTAATSGHPNALPEEGASSQASVEDSPKRRPKPNKPDAVPEEGAGSQASVEDSPNPKRRPKPNKT